The Neurospora crassa OR74A linkage group I, whole genome shotgun sequence genome segment ACTCTGCCGGTCTTGCCATCGATGGCGACAAGAAGAACGAGGTGCTTGCCTTCAAGGAGGTGGGCAAGGTTGCGAAGCTGAAGGAGCTTATCGACAGCCAGAACCTCGACCTTGAAGAGACCTTCGATTCCCACTGCGGCATCGCTCACACTCGCTGGGCCACCCACGGCCCCCCTTCGCGTGTCAACTGCCACCCGCACCGGTAAGTTCTGCGGCTCTCAGGAACTGCCTTCGAACAGTGGACAAGTTCTGACCAAGTAAATCACAGTTCTGATCCCAACTGGGAGTTCTCGATCGTTCATAACGGGATCATCACGAACTACAAGGAGCTCAAGACTTTGCTTGAGGGCAAGGGTTTTAAGTTCGAAACCGAGACCGACACCGAGTGCATTGCCAAGCTCGCCAAGTACCTTTACGACCAGCACCCTACTGTCGGCTTCACTGATCTCGCCAAGGCCGTCATCAACGAGCTCGAGGGTGCTTACGGTCTTTTGATCAAGAGCGTTCACTACCCTCACGAGGTCATCGCTGCTCGCAAGGGTTCGCCCCTCGTTATCGGTGTCAAGACCCAAAAGCGCATGAAGGTCGACTTCGTCGATGTTGAGTACGCTGACGATCAGCCCCTGCCCGCTGAGACTGCCTCTCAAAATGTTGCTCTCAAGAAGTCTGCGGCTGGCCTTCTTTCTCCCAACGGCCTTTTGGGCGCTGCCGACAAGTCTCTGCTCCACCGTTCTCAGTCGCGTGCCTTCATGACCGATGATGGCATGCCCATGCCCACCGagttcttcctctcttcggACCCGTCCGCCATTGTTGAGCACACCAAGAAGGTCATGTACCTCGAGGACGACGATATCGCTCACATCCACGAGGGCTCTCTCAACATTCACCGTCTGAAAAAGGCCGATGGTAGTTCCAACGTCCGTACAATCCAGACGCTTGAGCTTGAGCTTCAGGAGATCATGAAGGGCAAGTTCGACCACTTCATGCAGAAAGAGATTTTTGAGCAGCCCGAATCCGTTGTCAATACCATGCGTGGTCGTCTCGACGTTGCCAACAAGACGGTTACTCTCGGTGGCTTGCGCAGCTACATTGACACCATCCGTCGCTGCCGTCGCATTATCTTCATTGCCTGCGGTACCTCCTACCACAGCTGTATGGCGGTTCGTGGTATTTTCGAGGAACTGACTGAGATCCCTATTTCTGTCGAGCTAGCGTCTGATTTCCTCGACCGC includes the following:
- the gfa1 gene encoding glucosamine-fructose-6-phosphate aminotransferase, translated to MCGIFGYINYLVEKDRKYILDTLVNGLSRLEYRGYDSAGLAIDGDKKNEVLAFKEVGKVAKLKELIDSQNLDLEETFDSHCGIAHTRWATHGPPSRVNCHPHRSDPNWEFSIVHNGIITNYKELKTLLEGKGFKFETETDTECIAKLAKYLYDQHPTVGFTDLAKAVINELEGAYGLLIKSVHYPHEVIAARKGSPLVIGVKTQKRMKVDFVDVEYADDQPLPAETASQNVALKKSAAGLLSPNGLLGAADKSLLHRSQSRAFMTDDGMPMPTEFFLSSDPSAIVEHTKKVMYLEDDDIAHIHEGSLNIHRLKKADGSSNVRTIQTLELELQEIMKGKFDHFMQKEIFEQPESVVNTMRGRLDVANKTVTLGGLRSYIDTIRRCRRIIFIACGTSYHSCMAVRGIFEELTEIPISVELASDFLDREAPVFRDDTCVFVSQSGETADSLMALRYCLERGALTVGIVNVVGSSISMMTHCGVHVNAGPEIGVASTKAYTSQFIAMVMFALSLGEDRASKKERREEIMEGLGKISEQISSVLTQDRKIKQLCEERFRNQKSLLLLGRGSQYSTALEGALKIKEISYLHCEAVMSGELKHGVLALVDENLPIIMILTRDKLFRKSLNAYQQVVARKGKPVVICNESDAEFQTSDAVKIEIPKTVDCLQGILNVIPLQLIAYWLAVMEGLNVDFPRNLAKSVTVE